From Streptomyces sp. NBC_00370, a single genomic window includes:
- a CDS encoding 3'(2'),5'-bisphosphate nucleotidase CysQ translates to MSETLQTTDVAASDADLLAQTAIAVREAGSALRERFGEVVRYQSRQELMRALAVNDDAALDILRPRLTSLRPQAGWVEDELDGGALPAGEWWVVDPAEGNVNHLHALPEWAVTATLVRENQPVLTAVHLPLTGETYTALTGAGAHLDGRPLHVSQTADLGLSIVATSQARPDEDEKVVRRVGSSITAMLFDALVVRVAVPATLHLLNVAAGRIDAFWQFAGARADLLPGALLVTEAGGRISDAEGRPWTPQSQSFVAAAAGVHAEAVSTLSR, encoded by the coding sequence ATGTCCGAAACGCTCCAGACCACCGACGTCGCCGCCTCCGACGCCGACCTGCTCGCCCAGACCGCGATCGCCGTGCGTGAGGCGGGTTCGGCGCTGCGCGAGCGCTTCGGCGAGGTGGTCCGCTACCAGAGCCGCCAAGAGCTGATGCGCGCGCTGGCCGTCAACGACGACGCGGCTCTCGACATCCTGCGTCCCCGTCTCACGAGCCTGCGTCCGCAGGCCGGCTGGGTGGAGGACGAACTGGACGGCGGGGCGCTGCCGGCCGGCGAGTGGTGGGTCGTGGATCCGGCCGAGGGCAACGTCAACCACCTGCACGCCCTGCCGGAGTGGGCGGTGACCGCCACCCTCGTGCGGGAGAACCAGCCGGTGCTCACCGCAGTGCACCTGCCGTTGACCGGCGAGACCTACACCGCGCTCACCGGCGCGGGGGCCCACCTCGACGGCCGGCCGCTGCACGTCTCCCAGACCGCCGACCTCGGCCTGAGCATCGTGGCCACCAGCCAGGCCCGGCCGGACGAGGACGAAAAGGTCGTGCGGCGGGTCGGTTCCTCGATCACCGCGATGCTCTTCGACGCGCTCGTCGTCCGCGTCGCCGTGCCCGCGACCCTGCACCTGCTGAACGTAGCCGCCGGCCGGATCGACGCCTTCTGGCAGTTCGCCGGCGCCCGCGCGGACCTGCTTCCCGGAGCGCTGCTCGTCACCGAGGCCGGCGGGCGGATCTCCGACGCCGAGGGCCGCCCCTGGACCCCCCAGAGCCAGAGCTTTGTGGCCGCCGCGGCGGGCGTGCACGCCGAGGCCGTGTCCACGCTCTCGCGCTGA
- a CDS encoding LysR family transcriptional regulator, translating into MQLDLNLLAALDALLEEGSVAGAAARLHVTAPAMSRSLGRIRRTTGDQILVRTGRTMTPTPYAIAVREQVHELLHQVQGVLAPSRELDLATLERTFTLRWHDSLVALSGPALLAAVRGQAPGVRLRFVAESSIDTPELRRGEVDLEANSNRPSAPDIRAENVGETRLVVVARQGHPLTRARTLTAQQYADAEHVTVSRRGNLTNAIDDALARLGLTRRVVATAPTEGAALEFARGSDILISVPEATTRSAVADLGLVVLPLPLELPSAPIYLSWHQRYDTDHAHAWLRGLARTALAG; encoded by the coding sequence ATGCAATTGGATTTGAACCTGCTCGCCGCGCTCGACGCGCTGCTGGAGGAGGGCAGTGTGGCCGGGGCGGCGGCGCGCCTGCACGTCACCGCCCCCGCGATGAGCCGCAGTCTGGGCCGGATCCGGCGCACGACCGGGGATCAGATCCTCGTGCGCACCGGCCGCACGATGACCCCGACGCCGTATGCGATCGCCGTCCGGGAACAGGTGCACGAGCTGCTGCACCAGGTCCAGGGGGTGCTGGCACCGAGCCGTGAACTCGATCTGGCAACGCTCGAGCGCACGTTCACACTCCGCTGGCACGATTCCCTCGTCGCCTTGAGCGGCCCCGCACTGCTCGCGGCCGTGCGCGGACAGGCGCCGGGCGTGCGACTGCGCTTCGTCGCGGAATCGAGCATCGACACCCCCGAATTGCGGCGCGGCGAGGTCGACCTGGAGGCGAACTCCAACCGCCCGAGCGCACCGGACATCCGTGCCGAGAACGTGGGCGAGACCCGCCTCGTCGTCGTCGCGAGGCAGGGGCACCCCCTCACCCGCGCCAGGACCCTCACCGCACAGCAGTACGCCGACGCTGAACACGTCACCGTCTCGCGACGTGGAAACCTCACCAACGCCATCGACGACGCCCTCGCCCGGCTCGGCCTCACCCGCCGTGTGGTGGCGACCGCGCCCACGGAAGGGGCCGCTCTGGAGTTCGCGCGCGGCTCCGACATCCTGATCAGCGTCCCCGAAGCCACCACGCGGTCAGCGGTCGCCGACCTCGGCCTGGTCGTGCTCCCCCTCCCGCTCGAACTGCCGTCGGCACCGATATACCTGTCATGGCATCAGCGCTACGACACCGATCACGCCCACGCCTGGCTGCGCGGACTGGCGCGAACCGCGCTGGCCGGGTGA
- a CDS encoding CPCC family cysteine-rich protein, whose protein sequence is MTESDPAAAARVPCLVCGNLTLAERGFYEICPVCGWEDDGSDYSDPDRYVGGPNHVTLREARQNYAEFGASEQRRAGRVRDPLPEELPGG, encoded by the coding sequence ATGACCGAGAGCGATCCGGCCGCCGCCGCCCGCGTGCCCTGCCTCGTCTGCGGCAATCTGACGCTGGCCGAGCGGGGCTTCTACGAGATCTGCCCGGTGTGCGGCTGGGAGGACGACGGGTCGGACTACAGCGACCCGGACCGCTACGTCGGCGGCCCCAACCACGTGACGCTGCGCGAAGCGCGGCAGAACTACGCCGAGTTCGGGGCGTCGGAGCAGCGCAGGGCCGGCCGGGTGCGGGACCCGCTCCCGGAGGAACTGCCGGGCGGCTGA
- a CDS encoding Imm21 family immunity protein, with the protein MDASHDTDRCDRAGLMWVRSMGGPLIVIPTSSVSTWGGCTEDGSINGDADGRDDYDRACEVEDWAGVIAVGAGAATALVLADEPAKTCFLPEKLLFVRWLAADSEAELFTAAEALLADPDTAWEDSGLWATDGPAVLMDSAEAGADLGVDYPDGGQPDQAPVQLPAGQWRVRAVHKSGDFPWVGLVQLVAENGRS; encoded by the coding sequence ATGGACGCTTCTCATGACACTGATCGCTGTGACCGCGCTGGGCTGATGTGGGTCCGGTCGATGGGCGGCCCCTTGATCGTCATTCCGACGTCCTCGGTGAGCACCTGGGGTGGATGCACAGAAGACGGCTCTATCAACGGTGACGCCGATGGCCGTGATGACTACGACCGTGCCTGCGAGGTGGAGGACTGGGCCGGTGTGATCGCCGTCGGTGCGGGCGCCGCTACTGCTCTTGTCCTGGCCGATGAACCTGCAAAGACGTGCTTCCTGCCGGAGAAGCTGCTGTTCGTGCGGTGGCTTGCCGCGGACTCCGAGGCCGAGTTGTTCACGGCAGCCGAGGCGCTTCTGGCCGATCCGGACACCGCCTGGGAGGACAGCGGACTGTGGGCCACCGACGGCCCGGCAGTGTTGATGGATTCGGCCGAAGCGGGTGCCGATCTGGGAGTGGACTATCCCGACGGAGGCCAGCCGGATCAGGCCCCCGTGCAGCTCCCGGCAGGCCAGTGGAGGGTGCGTGCGGTCCACAAGAGCGGCGACTTCCCATGGGTCGGCTTGGTGCAACTCGTCGCCGAAAACGGTCGCTCCTGA
- a CDS encoding ABC transporter permease encodes MTLRPGAWLVWAALAVFFLTVLGVIGSVVVNSFGRTWFKGWAPHGYTTSWYSKAWNEFNLGQVMWVTVEVSFLVVALSLLLGVPASYALARRDFPGKKIVNTLFVLPILVPPIAYGIPLATVLYKFHLAGTLTGVVLANLVPSIPFVIFTMTPFIEQIDPRLEAAARMCGASTRSVLLRILGPLLLPGMLAAGTLVLVRTFGMFELTFLTSGPDSQTLIVSLFSAVFSAGIRSPQSIDAMAVIYTASMAVLLLIALRFVNPTQLVARSSQ; translated from the coding sequence GTGACCCTGCGCCCGGGCGCCTGGCTGGTCTGGGCCGCCCTCGCAGTCTTCTTCCTGACTGTGCTCGGCGTCATCGGCTCCGTGGTCGTCAACTCCTTCGGCAGGACCTGGTTCAAGGGCTGGGCACCCCACGGCTACACCACCTCCTGGTACAGCAAGGCATGGAACGAGTTCAACCTCGGCCAGGTCATGTGGGTCACCGTCGAGGTCTCCTTTTTGGTCGTCGCCCTGTCTCTGTTGCTCGGCGTGCCGGCCTCCTACGCCCTGGCCCGCCGTGACTTTCCGGGCAAGAAGATCGTCAATACGCTGTTCGTGCTGCCGATCCTGGTGCCGCCGATCGCCTACGGCATCCCGCTGGCCACCGTGCTGTACAAGTTCCACCTGGCCGGGACGCTCACTGGCGTCGTCCTGGCCAACCTCGTCCCGTCCATCCCGTTCGTGATCTTCACGATGACGCCCTTCATCGAACAGATCGACCCCCGCCTCGAAGCCGCGGCCCGGATGTGCGGCGCTTCCACCCGCTCCGTCCTCCTCCGCATCCTCGGCCCGCTCCTCCTGCCCGGCATGCTCGCCGCCGGTACCCTCGTCCTGGTCCGCACGTTCGGCATGTTCGAACTGACCTTCCTCACCTCAGGACCCGACAGCCAGACCCTCATCGTGTCCCTCTTCTCCGCCGTCTTCTCGGCCGGTATCCGTAGCCCCCAGTCCATCGACGCCATGGCCGTCATCTACACCGCGTCCATGGCGGTGCTGCTCCTGATCGCACTGCGGTTCGTCAATCCCACCCAGCTGGTCGCGCGCAGCTCGCAGTGA
- a CDS encoding NADPH-dependent F420 reductase: MTKIAVLGNGRVGGNLAAALARAGHEVTVADRTPGAAADAARTARIVINATPGAGSLDRLAALREELRDKILVDVSNATTDGPDGLPADLIYPGSSLAEQLQKALPETRVVKTLNTMLFPVMTSPDTLAQTPTVFLSGEDAQAKQSVRELLTDLGWQKEWITDLGGIQSARATEAAILFVPHVIRSTGFTPFAISVAR; this comes from the coding sequence ATGACCAAGATCGCAGTTCTCGGAAACGGCCGCGTCGGCGGCAACCTGGCCGCAGCCCTCGCCCGGGCAGGACACGAAGTGACAGTGGCGGACCGCACGCCGGGCGCCGCCGCCGATGCCGCCCGGACTGCCCGGATCGTCATCAACGCCACCCCGGGCGCCGGCTCGCTGGACCGGCTCGCCGCTCTGCGCGAAGAACTCCGGGACAAGATCCTCGTCGATGTCTCCAACGCCACCACCGACGGACCGGACGGGCTGCCCGCCGATCTGATCTACCCCGGCTCGAGCTTGGCCGAACAGCTCCAGAAGGCGCTCCCCGAAACGCGCGTCGTCAAGACACTCAACACCATGCTCTTCCCGGTGATGACCTCGCCGGACACGCTCGCCCAGACACCGACCGTGTTCCTCTCCGGCGAGGACGCGCAGGCCAAGCAGAGCGTCCGCGAACTGCTCACCGACCTCGGCTGGCAAAAGGAATGGATCACCGACCTCGGCGGGATTCAGAGCGCCCGCGCCACGGAGGCCGCGATCCTGTTCGTCCCTCACGTCATCCGTTCCACCGGATTCACACCCTTCGCGATCTCAGTCGCCCGCTGA